In Flavobacteriaceae bacterium, the following proteins share a genomic window:
- the mdh gene encoding malate dehydrogenase, which translates to MKVTVVGAGAVGASCAEYIAIKNFASEVALLDIKEGFAEGKAMDLMQTASLNGFDTKIVGITNDYSKTANSDICVITSGIPRKPGMTREELIGINAGIVKSVSSSLLEHSPNTIIIVVSNPMDTMTYLVHKTTGLPKNRIIGMGGALDSARFKYRLAEALEAPISDVDGMVIGGHSDKGMVPLTAHATRNSLKVSEFLSEERLNQVKEDTKVGGATLTKLLGTSAWYAPGAAVSGLVQAIACDQQKMFPCSALLEGEYGLSDLAIGVPVILGKNGIERIVEIELSDAEKAHMAESAEGVKKTNGLLEF; encoded by the coding sequence ATGAAAGTAACAGTAGTAGGAGCAGGAGCAGTAGGTGCTAGTTGTGCAGAATATATTGCAATTAAAAACTTTGCTTCGGAAGTAGCTTTATTAGATATTAAAGAAGGTTTTGCAGAAGGAAAAGCAATGGATTTAATGCAAACCGCTTCTTTAAATGGTTTTGATACTAAAATTGTTGGAATAACAAATGATTATTCAAAAACAGCTAATAGTGATATTTGTGTGATAACTTCAGGGATTCCTCGTAAACCAGGAATGACTCGTGAAGAGTTAATTGGAATTAACGCAGGTATTGTAAAATCAGTATCTTCTAGTTTATTAGAACATTCTCCTAATACAATAATTATTGTTGTTAGTAATCCTATGGATACAATGACATACTTAGTACATAAAACTACTGGACTTCCAAAAAATAGAATTATAGGAATGGGTGGAGCACTAGATTCGGCTCGTTTTAAATACAGATTAGCAGAAGCCTTAGAAGCACCAATTAGTGATGTAGATGGAATGGTGATCGGAGGACATAGTGATAAAGGGATGGTTCCTTTAACAGCTCATGCTACTAGAAATAGTTTAAAAGTTTCAGAATTTTTATCTGAAGAACGTTTAAATCAAGTAAAAGAAGATACTAAAGTTGGAGGAGCAACACTTACCAAATTATTAGGAACTTCTGCTTGGTATGCACCTGGTGCAGCAGTAAGTGGATTGGTACAAGCAATAGCTTGCGACCAACAAAAAATGTTTCCTTGCTCAGCTTTATTAGAAGGAGAGTATGGGTTAAGTGATTTAGCAATTGGTGTTCCAGTAATTTTAGGGAAAAATGGAATCGAACGCATTGTTGAGATCGAATTAAGTGATGCTGAAAAAGCACACATGGCAGAGAGTGCTGAGGGAGTTAAGAAAACCAATGGATTGTTAGAATTTTAA
- the folE gene encoding GTP cyclohydrolase I FolE translates to MKIENNIENFDTIGDNHIGTSSNTPMRADAFRLSKEEKIDIIKDDVRHILETLGLDLTDDSLKGTPKRVAKMFVNEIFGGLDPDTKPKASTFDNKYKYGEMLVEKNITVYSTCEHHLLPIVGKAHVAYISNGTVVGLSKMNRIVDHFAKRPQVQERLTIQVVKELQKVLNTDDVACIIDAKHLCVNSRGIRDIESSTVTSEFGGKFKDPNVRKELLDYIKLETKF, encoded by the coding sequence ATGAAAATAGAAAACAACATTGAAAATTTTGATACTATAGGAGATAATCATATTGGTACCTCATCAAATACTCCTATGCGAGCAGACGCTTTTAGATTATCTAAAGAGGAAAAAATAGATATTATAAAGGATGATGTTAGACATATTTTGGAAACTTTAGGTCTTGATTTAACTGATGACAGCTTAAAAGGCACACCTAAACGTGTAGCAAAAATGTTTGTAAATGAAATATTTGGTGGCTTAGATCCGGATACAAAACCTAAAGCATCTACTTTTGATAATAAATATAAATATGGTGAAATGCTTGTAGAAAAAAACATAACCGTTTATTCCACTTGCGAACATCACCTATTACCTATCGTAGGTAAAGCTCACGTTGCATACATATCTAACGGAACAGTAGTAGGGCTTTCTAAAATGAATCGTATTGTAGATCATTTTGCCAAACGTCCACAAGTGCAAGAGCGTTTAACCATTCAGGTAGTAAAAGAGCTTCAAAAAGTTTTAAATACAGATGATGTTGCTTGTATTATAGATGCCAAACATTTATGTGTCAATTCACGAGGAATTAGAGATATAGAAAGCAGTACGGTAACTAGTGAATTTGGAGGTAAGTTTAAAGATCCAAATGTTCGTAAAGAGTTATTAGATTATATTAAACTAGAAACTAAATTTTAA
- the yidD gene encoding membrane protein insertion efficiency factor YidD, with the protein MKKLLVAPFIFLVRIYQTLISPLTPATCRFQPTCSHYTIEALKRHGLFYGGRLAIKRIFSCHPWGKSGYDPVPKKESKK; encoded by the coding sequence ATGAAAAAATTACTAGTAGCACCTTTTATCTTTCTAGTAAGAATATATCAGACATTAATTTCTCCTTTAACGCCTGCGACATGTAGGTTTCAACCAACATGTTCTCATTATACTATTGAGGCTTTAAAAAGGCATGGTCTATTTTATGGAGGTCGATTAGCTATAAAAAGAATATTTAGTTGTCATCCGTGGGGTAAATCTGGTTATGACCCTGTACCAAAAAAAGAATCGAAAAAATAA
- a CDS encoding gliding motility-associated C-terminal domain-containing protein codes for MKLKLYYFLVLVTFFITNINAQSSTCATIEPFCAGDSTLVFPNTSNGTSAEAGPNYGCLGTQPNPAWFFLQIDQAGTLNFQLEQNTNQDFTGAGLDVDFIAYGPFTNTDVCNNLTAANTVACSFSAAAIENFSINNAQAGEIYIVLITNFNGSPGFIRLGQTNANQADAGATDCSILNDVNACEGDIISLDATTNNAVRYEWTRDGVIIAETGPILNNVTAPNALYVSTAFNAMDDIILMNEFDVIFSEIPIANSVNDVLVCDDNNDDFSSFDLESFNAQILGTQDSTLFTITYHVSDIDANMGDNPINSPFINTTNPQTIYVRIENNANTNCFSITSFDIIIFDSPTANQPTPFALCDDDDDGDDTNGIGVTFDLTTKTNEVLGAQAAIDFNVTYYLTQADADAGIVGTEITTPVVNNVNPQTIYVRIENVLNTTCFETTTFDLEVNPLPTVVPIVDLRQCDDDTDGISLFNLTEANSLISTNANNENFTYYLTLADAEGGLAVDQINNFINYPNPTPLNSSVFVRIETLEGCFRTSQINLIVGATQIPTAFNLNFEECDNALIDGDNTNGVAAFDFSNATTQILNLFPVGQNLTVTYYENQADALAEINAIPDISNHRNDASPFIQNIYVRVDSDDINACLGLGQHITLTVNPLPLANPLTDFVLCSDDGINATFDLTTKDIEVIGTQTEALLISYHTSLDDAINNNAPIIGQYINTSNPQTIFVRSQFDNNGNGISDPDECFNTDINFQLIVNQNPILFAPDPIVICSDQTETTYDLTIRADQIIGGDTSIGLAYFESQQDLDNNNFIATPTTYLNTMLTRDVLVLATGTNGCFSTTTLSLETILFPDLNLTPDVIEECEVDNNGFDEFDITRRENEILNGLDRTDFIITYYESEADAIEGNSNNIQNITNFENTQAVTQTIYVRVIPVNTPCFRVIPLTLIVNPVPEIAIEDEYVLCLSPNNTSIPPVLTTFLPNPPIDTQLNSAEYTFEWFRGAVADPLNIITGEIGPTFTPDAIGQYTVVATDIVSGCTIPATTNVIGSFPPESITAEVITDAFSDNDIIEVTVIGNGEYEFSLDGITWQSSPRFENLEFGEYMVFVRDLLNCNSLVSNTVIIVDFPRFFTPNGDGTNDTWNIRGISEIPNSDIFIYDRYGKLLKQINPNGLGWDGTFNGEELPTNDYWFTIDFNEPSDGVRKQFKAHFTLKR; via the coding sequence ATGAAACTAAAATTATACTATTTTTTAGTACTAGTAACTTTTTTTATAACCAATATAAATGCTCAAAGTTCAACTTGTGCTACTATAGAACCGTTTTGTGCAGGAGATTCTACTTTAGTATTTCCTAATACTTCAAATGGTACAAGTGCAGAAGCAGGACCAAATTATGGATGCTTAGGAACTCAACCTAATCCAGCATGGTTTTTTCTTCAAATAGATCAAGCAGGGACTTTAAATTTTCAACTTGAACAAAATACAAATCAAGATTTTACAGGAGCAGGTTTAGATGTAGATTTTATCGCATATGGACCTTTTACAAATACTGATGTTTGTAATAATTTAACAGCAGCAAATACAGTCGCTTGTAGTTTTTCTGCAGCTGCAATTGAAAACTTCTCCATTAATAACGCTCAAGCTGGAGAAATATATATTGTTTTAATTACAAATTTTAATGGATCACCAGGATTTATAAGACTCGGTCAAACAAATGCAAATCAAGCTGATGCAGGTGCTACAGATTGCTCTATTTTAAATGATGTTAATGCTTGTGAAGGTGATATTATTTCACTTGATGCTACTACTAATAATGCCGTTAGATATGAGTGGACTAGAGATGGTGTTATAATTGCAGAAACTGGACCTATTTTAAATAATGTGACTGCTCCCAATGCATTATATGTATCAACTGCTTTTAATGCCATGGATGATATTATTTTAATGAATGAGTTTGATGTTATTTTTAGTGAAATCCCTATTGCAAATTCTGTAAATGATGTATTGGTTTGTGATGATAATAATGACGACTTTTCTTCTTTTGATTTAGAATCGTTTAATGCTCAAATATTAGGAACTCAAGATTCAACATTATTTACTATAACGTACCATGTTTCAGATATAGATGCAAATATGGGTGATAATCCTATTAATTCACCTTTTATAAATACTACGAATCCTCAAACTATTTATGTGAGAATTGAGAATAATGCAAATACAAACTGTTTTAGCATTACAAGTTTTGATATTATCATATTTGATTCTCCAACGGCTAATCAGCCAACACCTTTTGCATTATGTGATGATGATGACGATGGTGATGATACTAATGGAATAGGAGTAACTTTTGACTTAACTACAAAAACTAATGAGGTTTTAGGTGCTCAAGCTGCTATTGATTTTAATGTAACATATTATTTAACTCAAGCCGATGCGGATGCTGGGATTGTTGGAACAGAAATTACTACACCTGTAGTAAATAATGTAAATCCGCAAACAATATATGTTAGAATTGAAAATGTTTTAAATACAACTTGCTTTGAAACAACAACTTTTGATTTGGAAGTAAATCCTTTGCCAACAGTAGTTCCTATAGTGGATTTAAGGCAATGTGATGATGATACAGATGGTATTTCATTATTTAATTTAACTGAAGCAAATAGTTTGATTTCTACTAACGCAAATAATGAAAATTTTACTTACTATTTAACTCTGGCAGATGCAGAAGGAGGTTTGGCTGTAGATCAAATTAATAATTTTATAAATTACCCAAACCCAACTCCATTAAATAGCAGTGTATTTGTTAGAATTGAAACTTTAGAAGGTTGTTTTAGAACATCTCAAATTAATTTGATAGTAGGAGCTACTCAAATACCAACAGCTTTTAATTTAAATTTTGAAGAATGTGATAATGCATTAATAGATGGCGATAATACAAATGGAGTTGCCGCATTTGATTTTAGTAATGCAACAACTCAAATTTTAAATTTATTTCCAGTAGGTCAAAATTTAACAGTAACATATTATGAAAATCAAGCAGATGCTTTGGCTGAAATTAATGCTATTCCAGATATAAGTAATCATAGAAATGATGCATCTCCATTTATTCAAAATATTTATGTTAGAGTAGATAGTGATGATATCAACGCGTGTTTAGGTTTAGGGCAGCATATTACTTTAACGGTAAACCCATTACCATTGGCGAATCCTTTAACAGACTTTGTACTATGTAGTGATGATGGAATTAATGCTACTTTTGATTTAACTACTAAAGATATTGAAGTTATAGGGACACAAACAGAAGCGTTACTAATTTCATATCATACAAGTTTAGATGATGCTATAAATAATAATGCTCCAATAATAGGGCAGTATATAAATACCTCTAACCCGCAAACTATTTTTGTGAGATCTCAATTTGATAATAACGGAAATGGTATAAGTGATCCAGACGAATGCTTTAATACAGATATTAATTTTCAACTTATTGTTAACCAAAACCCAATACTCTTTGCACCAGACCCAATAGTCATCTGTAGCGATCAAACAGAAACAACTTATGATTTAACAATACGGGCAGATCAAATAATAGGAGGAGATACTTCTATTGGATTAGCTTATTTTGAATCACAACAAGATTTAGATAATAATAATTTTATAGCGACTCCTACAACATATTTAAATACAATGTTAACAAGAGATGTTTTAGTTTTGGCTACTGGAACTAATGGATGTTTTTCTACGACAACATTATCTTTAGAAACAATTTTATTTCCCGATTTAAATTTAACTCCAGATGTTATTGAAGAGTGTGAAGTAGATAATAATGGCTTTGATGAATTTGATATTACAAGAAGAGAAAACGAAATATTAAATGGATTAGATAGAACAGATTTTATAATTACTTATTATGAAAGTGAAGCAGATGCTATTGAAGGAAATTCAAATAATATTCAAAATATTACCAATTTCGAAAACACTCAAGCCGTAACACAAACGATTTATGTTAGAGTAATACCTGTAAACACGCCTTGTTTTAGGGTAATTCCATTAACATTAATTGTTAATCCAGTGCCGGAAATAGCTATAGAAGATGAGTATGTGTTATGCCTGTCTCCAAATAATACTTCAATACCACCAGTGCTTACTACATTTTTACCTAACCCTCCAATTGATACACAACTTAATAGTGCAGAATACACTTTTGAATGGTTTAGAGGTGCAGTCGCAGATCCGCTTAACATAATCACAGGGGAAATAGGGCCTACGTTTACTCCAGATGCTATAGGACAATATACAGTTGTTGCAACAGATATAGTTTCTGGATGTACCATACCTGCAACAACAAATGTTATAGGGTCATTTCCTCCAGAAAGTATTACTGCAGAAGTAATAACAGATGCGTTTTCAGATAATGATATTATAGAAGTAACAGTAATAGGTAATGGAGAGTATGAATTTAGCTTAGATGGAATTACATGGCAATCGTCTCCAAGATTTGAAAATTTAGAATTTGGAGAGTATATGGTTTTTGTTAGAGACCTTTTAAATTGTAATAGTTTAGTGTCTAATACAGTTATAATAGTTGATTTTCCTAGATTTTTCACACCAAATGGGGACGGGACTAATGATACTTGGAATATAAGAGGAATATCAGAAATACCTAATTCTGATATATTTATCTATGACAGATATGGTAAGCTCTTAAAGCAAATTAATCCAAATGGTCTTGGGTGGGATGGCACTTTTAATGGGGAAGAACTTCCTACAAATGATTACTGGTTTACTATAGATTTTAACGAACCATCAGATGGAGTTCGTAAACAATTTAAAGCACACTTTACATTAAAACGCTAA
- the lgt gene encoding prolipoprotein diacylglyceryl transferase, which translates to MFLALQTVWDPASEGIKIIGNFKIHYYSLMWMVAFILGWFITKKIYRREEQPDEKLDSLFIYAVLGIMIGARLGHVFFYQPELIREDFFSIFLPFKFKGGFEFTGFQGLASHGAAIGMIISMYLYNKKVLKKSILWILDRVVPAVALGAIFVRIGNFFNSEMIGKPAEASLPWAIIFAKHDTIPRHPGQLYEAFGYIFVFLIIFFTYWKTNKRKQTGFLFGLFLVLLWSVRLFVEQFKVEQVDGREDWIFSLNTGQALSIPFILLGLYFMFVYKPKQVS; encoded by the coding sequence ATGTTTCTTGCTTTACAAACTGTTTGGGATCCTGCTTCAGAAGGGATAAAAATTATTGGAAATTTTAAAATCCATTACTACAGTTTAATGTGGATGGTAGCTTTTATTTTAGGCTGGTTTATTACTAAAAAAATCTACAGGAGAGAAGAACAACCAGATGAGAAACTAGATTCTTTATTTATTTATGCTGTTTTAGGAATAATGATTGGAGCTCGTTTAGGTCATGTGTTTTTTTATCAACCAGAACTAATTCGAGAAGATTTCTTCAGCATATTTCTTCCTTTTAAATTCAAAGGAGGTTTTGAGTTTACAGGTTTTCAAGGTTTAGCAAGTCATGGAGCAGCAATTGGTATGATTATCTCAATGTATCTCTATAATAAAAAAGTATTAAAAAAATCTATCCTTTGGATTCTAGATCGTGTAGTACCAGCAGTAGCTTTGGGTGCTATTTTTGTTAGGATTGGAAATTTTTTCAATTCTGAGATGATAGGAAAACCAGCAGAAGCATCTTTACCATGGGCTATTATTTTCGCAAAACATGATACTATTCCAAGACACCCTGGTCAATTGTATGAAGCCTTTGGATATATCTTTGTGTTCTTAATTATCTTTTTCACCTATTGGAAAACTAATAAGCGTAAACAAACCGGGTTTTTATTTGGATTGTTTTTAGTCTTGCTATGGTCTGTCCGCTTATTTGTTGAACAATTTAAAGTTGAACAAGTAGATGGTAGAGAAGATTGGATTTTTAGTTTAAATACTGGTCAAGCATTAAGTATTCCGTTTATACTCTTAGGTTTATATTTTATGTTTGTTTATAAACCTAAGCAAGTTTCTTAA
- a CDS encoding cysteine--tRNA ligase has protein sequence MPIYKDQELKIYNSLSGKKEIFNPINEGSIGMYVCGPTVYSNVHLGNVRTFMSFDMIFRYFKHLEYKVRYVRNITDAGHLENDADEGEDRISKKARLEQIEPMEVVQMYTVDFHNTLNKFNFLPPSIEPTATGHIIEQIEIIKDILDKGLAYEINGSVYFDVLKFNETNNYGKLSGRNVEDLIHNTRALDGQSDKKNPQDFALWKKAEPQHIMRWPSPWSDGFPGWHLECTAMSTKYLGEQFDIHGGGMDLKFPHHECEIAQAEACNGKNPVNFWMHANMLTLNGQKMAKSTGNNILPNEIFTGENDKLSKAFSPSVARFFMMQAHYRSILDFSSNALEASEKGFNKLMEAINLLDKLSISDNTSFDIQDWITNCYNAMNDDFNTPILIAELFSAVKFINQVKDGKANITKSDLDLLTKTLNAFVFDILGLINATNEDNNSEKLSDTVKVLIKLRAEARANKDFALSDKIRDELLAVGIQLKDGKDGTSFSTN, from the coding sequence ATGCCAATATATAAAGATCAAGAACTAAAAATATATAATTCTCTATCTGGAAAAAAAGAAATTTTCAACCCCATAAATGAAGGAAGTATTGGAATGTATGTTTGTGGACCTACGGTTTACAGTAATGTACACTTAGGGAATGTAAGGACATTTATGTCTTTTGATATGATCTTTAGGTATTTTAAGCATCTTGAATATAAAGTACGTTATGTAAGAAATATAACTGATGCTGGACATTTAGAGAATGATGCAGATGAAGGTGAAGATAGAATTTCTAAAAAAGCACGTTTAGAACAAATAGAACCAATGGAAGTTGTACAGATGTATACTGTAGATTTTCATAATACTTTAAATAAGTTCAATTTTTTACCTCCAAGTATTGAGCCTACTGCAACTGGACATATTATAGAGCAAATAGAAATCATTAAAGATATTTTAGATAAGGGTTTAGCGTACGAAATTAATGGTTCAGTATATTTTGATGTATTAAAATTTAACGAAACCAATAATTACGGTAAATTAAGTGGTCGTAATGTTGAAGATTTAATACATAATACAAGAGCCCTTGATGGGCAAAGTGATAAAAAGAACCCTCAAGATTTTGCGCTTTGGAAAAAAGCCGAACCACAGCATATTATGCGTTGGCCTTCACCATGGAGTGATGGGTTTCCAGGGTGGCATCTCGAATGTACTGCAATGAGCACAAAATACCTTGGAGAACAATTTGATATTCATGGTGGTGGAATGGATTTAAAATTTCCGCATCATGAATGCGAAATTGCTCAAGCCGAAGCTTGTAATGGTAAAAATCCTGTGAATTTCTGGATGCATGCTAACATGTTAACTCTTAATGGTCAGAAAATGGCAAAATCTACAGGTAATAATATTTTACCTAACGAGATTTTCACAGGAGAAAACGATAAGTTAAGTAAAGCATTTTCGCCTAGTGTTGCTCGTTTTTTTATGATGCAAGCACATTACAGAAGTATTTTAGATTTTAGTAGTAATGCTTTAGAAGCGTCAGAAAAAGGATTTAACAAGCTTATGGAAGCTATTAATCTTTTAGATAAACTATCAATTTCTGATAACACGAGTTTTGATATACAAGACTGGATTACCAATTGCTATAATGCAATGAACGATGATTTTAATACTCCTATTTTAATTGCCGAATTATTTAGTGCTGTAAAATTCATCAACCAAGTTAAAGACGGAAAAGCTAACATCACTAAAAGTGATTTAGATTTATTAACAAAAACGCTTAATGCATTTGTTTTCGATATCTTAGGCTTGATAAATGCCACTAACGAGGATAACAATTCTGAAAAGCTATCCGATACAGTTAAAGTACTTATAAAGCTTCGTGCTGAAGCTAGGGCAAATAAAGATTTTGCATTATCAGATAAAATTAGAGATGAGCTTCTTGCTGTAGGCATACAATTAAAAGACGGAAAAGATGGTACATCTTTTTCAACAAATTAA
- a CDS encoding protein translocase subunit SecDF, translated as MQNKGLVKLFALLFGLVSIYQIAFTFKGNQIEKQAKQFAVSQVSETEAKYDSLRSVEELKYLDSISKIEVYNIGIASYTYDEVKDKAMNLGLDLKGGIDVTLQVSVKDILRGLANKSEDPIFNQALTDADELQKNAQESYLESFYRAFDAIKGDTKLASPDIFANRSLSEEVTFDMSDDAVKRIISTKVDESIVSVFEVLRKRIDKFGVTQPNIQRVGNSGRIIVELPGARDKERAKRLLQRTAQLEFWDVYNPNVFSPFIVQADAKLKELITPKTEDAVEDDTNTDDADTANQDSNVNDLLGDTTETEVAESAAIANPLIGLIKIGGGQGSASIGRFDLKDTTVVSGYLRKPEIRALLSPAQRDVKFLWGLPEIDPALIGSDLENVELVELFAIKGNRENEPELNGAVVVDAGQSFDLRNQPVVTMQMNAKGAKGWEEMTGRAFNQGTNIAVVLDDVVYSAPGVTTGPISGGNTEISGSFTLNEAVDLANVLRAGKLSARADVIRASEVGPSLGAEAISTGTKSFIIALVLVLIWMMFYYGKAGIFSNIALLLNILLVFGILSGLGAVLTLPGIAGIVLTIGIAVDANVLIYERVREELTKGKGQKEAIKDGFSNALSSILDANITTGLTALILFVFGTGPIKGFATTLLIGIITSLFTAIFITRLLIDWNTNRKGKLTFSTPITKGLFRNINIEFLKRRKIAYVVSGIVIVAGLGSLFTTGLDQGIDFVGGRTYQVRFAQDTDIENVKTAVIAELGSAEVKTIGGANQFKISTKYKVDENTAEVDEEVQRKLYESIKSFLPNNFSYEKFNEGENNLGKMSSSKVSPTIADDIKKSSIWAILGSLIVVFLYILLRFKKWQFSLGAVAAVFHDVLIVLGIFSITWKFMPFSMEIDQAFIAAILTVIGYSLNDTVVVFDRIREFLNEHTSWDFSRVVDSALSSTLSRTLNTSLTTLVVLLAMFIFGADSLRGLLFALMVGVIVGTYSSVFIATPVMNDTIKRIEKKKK; from the coding sequence ATGCAAAATAAAGGATTAGTAAAGCTATTTGCACTACTATTTGGATTAGTAAGTATTTACCAAATAGCATTTACATTTAAAGGGAATCAGATTGAAAAACAAGCAAAACAATTTGCAGTTTCTCAAGTTTCTGAAACCGAAGCTAAATACGATTCACTTCGTAGTGTAGAAGAATTAAAGTATTTAGATTCAATAAGTAAAATAGAAGTTTACAATATAGGTATTGCCAGTTACACTTATGATGAGGTAAAAGATAAAGCAATGAACCTTGGTTTAGACCTTAAAGGAGGGATAGATGTAACACTTCAAGTTTCTGTAAAAGATATCTTAAGAGGTCTAGCAAATAAAAGTGAAGACCCTATTTTTAATCAAGCGTTAACAGATGCAGATGAGCTTCAAAAAAATGCTCAAGAATCATATTTAGAATCTTTTTATAGAGCTTTTGATGCAATTAAAGGAGATACAAAATTAGCATCTCCAGATATTTTTGCAAACAGATCTTTAAGTGAGGAAGTTACGTTTGATATGTCTGATGATGCTGTAAAACGTATCATTTCAACTAAGGTTGATGAATCTATTGTTTCTGTTTTTGAAGTATTACGTAAACGTATCGATAAATTTGGAGTAACACAACCTAATATTCAACGTGTTGGAAATTCTGGACGAATTATAGTTGAATTACCGGGGGCAAGAGATAAAGAAAGAGCAAAAAGATTATTACAAAGAACAGCGCAATTAGAATTTTGGGATGTTTATAACCCAAATGTATTTTCTCCATTTATTGTTCAAGCAGATGCCAAACTTAAAGAGTTAATTACTCCTAAAACTGAAGATGCTGTTGAAGATGATACTAATACAGATGATGCAGATACGGCAAACCAAGATAGTAATGTAAATGACTTGTTAGGAGATACAACAGAAACAGAAGTTGCAGAGAGCGCAGCTATAGCAAATCCATTAATCGGATTAATTAAAATAGGAGGAGGACAAGGAAGTGCAAGTATTGGTCGTTTTGATCTTAAAGATACTACCGTGGTATCAGGTTATTTAAGAAAACCAGAAATAAGAGCATTATTAAGCCCGGCACAACGTGACGTTAAATTTTTATGGGGACTTCCAGAAATAGATCCTGCATTGATTGGATCTGATTTGGAAAATGTTGAACTAGTTGAGCTTTTTGCTATTAAAGGGAATAGAGAAAATGAACCAGAATTAAATGGAGCTGTAGTAGTAGATGCAGGGCAATCGTTTGACCTTAGAAATCAACCAGTAGTGACTATGCAAATGAACGCAAAAGGAGCTAAAGGTTGGGAGGAAATGACAGGGAGAGCTTTTAATCAAGGGACTAATATTGCTGTGGTTTTAGATGATGTTGTATACTCTGCACCAGGTGTAACTACAGGACCAATTTCTGGAGGGAATACTGAAATTTCAGGATCGTTTACTTTAAACGAAGCAGTAGATTTAGCAAATGTACTTAGAGCAGGTAAATTATCTGCTAGAGCAGATGTTATTAGAGCTTCTGAAGTTGGACCATCTCTTGGAGCTGAGGCTATTAGTACAGGAACAAAGTCATTTATCATAGCATTAGTATTAGTGCTTATCTGGATGATGTTCTATTATGGTAAAGCTGGTATCTTTTCAAATATCGCTTTATTATTAAATATCTTATTAGTTTTTGGAATCTTGTCTGGATTAGGAGCAGTGCTAACTCTGCCTGGTATTGCAGGTATCGTGTTAACTATAGGTATAGCAGTAGATGCAAATGTACTTATTTATGAGCGTGTTCGTGAAGAGCTTACTAAAGGAAAAGGGCAAAAAGAAGCTATTAAAGATGGATTTAGTAATGCATTGTCTTCTATTTTAGATGCGAATATTACTACTGGTCTAACCGCTTTAATTTTATTTGTATTTGGTACAGGACCAATTAAAGGGTTTGCAACAACATTATTAATAGGTATTATTACGTCATTGTTTACAGCAATATTTATTACACGTTTATTAATTGATTGGAATACAAATAGAAAAGGTAAATTAACGTTCTCTACGCCAATTACTAAAGGTTTATTTAGAAATATAAATATTGAGTTTTTAAAGCGTCGTAAAATAGCATACGTTGTTTCTGGTATAGTTATCGTAGCTGGTTTAGGATCATTATTTACTACAGGATTGGATCAGGGTATTGATTTTGTTGGGGGAAGAACATATCAAGTTCGTTTTGCTCAAGATACAGATATAGAGAATGTGAAAACAGCTGTAATTGCCGAATTAGGTAGTGCAGAAGTAAAAACAATTGGAGGCGCAAATCAATTTAAAATTTCTACTAAATATAAAGTGGATGAAAATACAGCTGAAGTTGATGAAGAAGTACAACGTAAATTGTATGAGTCTATAAAATCATTTTTACCAAATAACTTCAGTTATGAGAAATTTAATGAAGGGGAAAATAATTTAGGTAAAATGAGTTCTAGTAAAGTGAGTCCAACAATTGCAGATGATATTAAAAAATCTTCGATTTGGGCAATTTTAGGATCATTAATTGTAGTTTTCTTATATATATTATTGAGATTTAAAAAATGGCAATTCTCATTAGGAGCTGTTGCAGCGGTATTCCATGATGTATTAATTGTATTAGGTATTTTCTCAATTACCTGGAAGTTCATGCCATTTAGTATGGAAATAGATCAAGCGTTTATTGCAGCGATATTAACAGTAATTGGATACTCGCTTAATGATACGGTAGTTGTGTTTGATAGAATTAGAGAGTTCCTTAATGAACATACTTCTTGGGATTTTAGTAGAGTAGTAGATTCTGCATTAAGCAGTACATTAAGTAGAACATTAAATACATCGTTAACTACTTTAGTGGTGTTATTAGCAATGTTCATTTTTGGAGCAGATTCACTTAGAGGATTATTATTCGCTTTAATGGTAGGTGTTATTGTAGGAACATATTCATCAGTATTTATTGCAACACCAGTAATGAATGATACAATTAAAAGAATAGAGAAAAAGAAGAAATAA